The Paenibacillus sp. FSL R7-0204 genome includes a region encoding these proteins:
- a CDS encoding carbohydrate ABC transporter permease has product MTKSTKTILWVFFLIVALVQLFPLIWLIDFSFLSSNEFYSSSVLKWPSDPQWQNYINAWVDGKFLRYFINSAFVTSVTILLTVILSLTLGYAFTRMQWKLRPIFFTIILLGIMIPIHATLLPNFAIFKALGLTNSYLGLILPYTAVSVPLGTFILTGFMRSIPRAMEESAVVDGANIYRIVFQIIAPLTAPALVTVIVTTFLNCWNEFIMASTFLSKDALKTLPFSVMNFAGQYSSDYGSQFAVMVLTSIPAIVIYAIFNEQITKGVTAGAVKG; this is encoded by the coding sequence ATGACAAAAAGCACAAAAACCATACTATGGGTGTTCTTCCTGATCGTCGCCCTGGTCCAGCTGTTCCCGCTCATCTGGCTGATTGATTTCTCATTCTTAAGCAGCAATGAGTTCTACTCCTCGAGCGTTCTGAAATGGCCGAGCGATCCCCAGTGGCAGAACTATATTAATGCCTGGGTGGACGGTAAATTCCTGCGCTATTTCATTAACAGTGCCTTCGTTACCTCGGTAACCATTCTGTTAACAGTGATTCTGTCCCTTACGCTGGGCTATGCCTTTACCCGTATGCAGTGGAAGCTGCGCCCCATCTTCTTCACCATTATCCTGCTGGGGATTATGATTCCGATTCATGCAACTCTTTTGCCTAACTTTGCCATCTTCAAGGCGCTGGGCTTGACGAATTCCTATCTAGGGCTGATTCTGCCATACACCGCAGTGTCTGTACCTCTGGGAACCTTCATCCTGACAGGCTTCATGCGGAGCATTCCCCGAGCAATGGAAGAGTCCGCTGTAGTAGACGGCGCGAATATTTACCGGATTGTCTTTCAGATCATTGCACCGCTTACCGCCCCTGCACTGGTTACGGTCATCGTTACAACGTTCCTGAACTGCTGGAATGAATTCATTATGGCATCGACCTTCCTCAGTAAAGATGCGCTGAAGACGCTGCCCTTCTCGGTCATGAACTTCGCCGGCCAGTATTCCTCAGACTACGGCTCACAATTTGCGGTCATGGTGCTGACATCGATCCCGGCCATTGTCATCTACGCCATTTTCAATGAACAGATTACCAAGGGCGTGACGGCAGGTGCGGTAAAAGGCTAA
- a CDS encoding carbohydrate ABC transporter permease, with amino-acid sequence MQKVFNNKMAIFLFVFPGILLFALTFLVPIVLSAYYSFRDTLSPGTPSAFIGFANYTELLFHDSRFWLALRNAVLLGLGFILIQHPIAIFFAIMLDRLGGKAEKWFRTIFFIPCVISVVVISKMWLSLLDPTFGAFNKMLDSLGLGMLKHAWLGDSSTALISMLFILIWAGFGWGLLFYYAGLKGIPDDLYEAASLDGASGFRLHWRITVPLLSPVITVQITLAMITALKQMETVFLTTNGGPGDSTQFLAVYLYNKAFSASQYGYANAISILFIIVCLLATYLSNKLTRSDATEF; translated from the coding sequence ATGCAAAAAGTATTTAACAACAAAATGGCAATCTTTCTGTTCGTCTTTCCGGGGATTCTCCTGTTCGCCCTGACCTTTCTCGTGCCGATTGTACTCAGCGCGTATTACTCGTTCAGAGACACCCTGTCTCCGGGAACGCCCTCGGCATTCATCGGATTCGCCAACTATACAGAGCTGCTGTTCCACGATTCACGGTTCTGGCTGGCACTTAGAAATGCTGTACTGCTCGGTTTGGGCTTTATCCTGATCCAACATCCGATTGCCATCTTTTTTGCCATTATGCTGGACCGTCTGGGCGGTAAGGCAGAGAAGTGGTTCAGAACGATTTTCTTCATCCCATGCGTCATTTCTGTAGTCGTTATTTCAAAAATGTGGCTGTCCCTGCTGGACCCTACCTTCGGCGCCTTCAACAAAATGCTCGATTCCCTGGGGCTTGGAATGCTAAAGCATGCCTGGCTGGGGGATAGCAGCACCGCGCTGATCTCCATGCTGTTCATCCTGATCTGGGCCGGCTTCGGATGGGGATTGCTGTTCTATTATGCAGGACTCAAAGGCATTCCCGATGATTTGTATGAAGCCGCTTCACTGGACGGAGCCTCCGGCTTCCGATTGCACTGGCGGATTACAGTTCCGCTGCTGTCACCGGTTATTACGGTGCAGATTACTTTGGCTATGATTACCGCCTTGAAACAGATGGAAACCGTGTTCCTGACCACTAACGGCGGTCCCGGCGATTCCACCCAATTCCTGGCCGTGTATCTCTATAACAAGGCGTTCTCAGCCAGCCAATATGGTTATGCCAACGCCATCTCGATTCTGTTCATCATTGTCTGCCTGCTTGCCACCTATCTCAGCAACAAACTGACCCGCAGTGATGCGACGGAATTCTAA
- a CDS encoding response regulator, translating to MIIVDDEERARVGIRTLIDWQSHGIHIIGEARDGLEALELLDTYAVDIMLTDIRMPQMDGLELIKVVSEKYPSVKSVIMSGHDDFAYAQQAIRSGVSNYLLKPSRRQEILSTVLAITEQIQSEKLEITTLEHLRQGFRESLPLLKEKTLSQLILTESPSYSRLLANLKMNQLVFPYLLYGIILLRIDNFQLLHEKYMHEDTELLKYGLKNICEESLPEAVLCVAFEHQDDIVLILNMDELPDQEDLSGYIRIIQENIASFLRFTVSAGIGSIDKNIEHLRHSFVEACQALNTTNYTGIAKIVEYSGEFDAESSQSSYPLHEEQEVLKAVRGGSPGDIADKLTLFNVALQPETVSRDQVIKSSFALFFALYKLCIENNVNVNKVFGQNLTELIHVLSRSSLDNLFQSLLETAQRVSEHLTSKKNSNKLLEAAKSYIGEHFMKDINREIVAREIYITPGYLSLLFKQQLKISFIDYLHKVRIEHACQLFKDPGMRIEDIALQSGYNDTKYFYQVFKKYKGLTPNQFRSNTE from the coding sequence ATGATTATTGTGGATGATGAGGAGCGGGCGCGGGTAGGCATAAGGACCCTGATTGACTGGCAGTCGCACGGCATCCATATTATAGGCGAAGCCAGAGACGGCCTGGAGGCACTTGAACTCCTGGATACCTATGCGGTCGATATCATGCTAACGGATATCCGGATGCCGCAAATGGACGGACTGGAGTTAATCAAGGTTGTCTCTGAGAAATACCCCAGCGTCAAATCGGTCATCATGAGCGGACACGATGATTTCGCCTATGCCCAGCAAGCCATAAGATCCGGGGTCAGCAATTATCTGCTGAAGCCGAGCCGCCGGCAGGAGATTCTGAGCACGGTTCTGGCCATCACGGAGCAGATTCAATCGGAGAAGCTGGAGATTACTACGCTAGAGCATCTGCGGCAAGGCTTCCGGGAGAGTCTGCCCCTGCTGAAGGAGAAGACGTTAAGCCAGCTCATTCTCACCGAGAGTCCCTCGTATTCCAGGCTGCTGGCTAATCTGAAGATGAACCAGCTGGTTTTCCCTTATCTGCTGTATGGCATTATTCTGCTGCGGATCGACAATTTCCAGCTGCTGCATGAGAAGTATATGCATGAGGATACGGAGCTGCTGAAGTACGGACTGAAGAATATTTGCGAGGAGTCGCTGCCGGAGGCTGTGCTATGTGTTGCCTTCGAGCATCAGGACGATATTGTGCTAATCCTGAATATGGACGAGCTGCCGGATCAGGAGGATTTAAGCGGTTATATCCGGATTATTCAGGAGAATATCGCCAGCTTCTTGAGGTTCACCGTGTCTGCCGGGATCGGAAGTATCGACAAGAATATTGAGCATCTGCGCCACTCCTTCGTGGAGGCCTGCCAGGCCTTGAATACAACGAACTACACAGGCATTGCTAAAATCGTGGAGTACAGCGGAGAATTCGATGCCGAGTCCTCTCAATCCTCCTATCCCCTGCATGAGGAGCAGGAGGTGCTGAAGGCGGTACGCGGCGGTTCTCCCGGAGACATTGCCGATAAGCTCACGCTGTTCAATGTAGCCCTGCAGCCCGAGACGGTGTCCAGGGACCAGGTGATCAAGTCGAGCTTCGCCCTGTTCTTCGCCCTGTATAAATTATGTATTGAGAACAATGTCAACGTAAATAAAGTCTTTGGGCAGAATCTGACCGAGCTGATCCATGTCCTGTCCCGCTCCAGTCTGGATAACCTGTTCCAGTCGCTGCTGGAGACGGCCCAGCGGGTCAGTGAGCATTTGACGTCCAAGAAGAACAGCAACAAGCTGCTCGAAGCGGCCAAGAGCTATATCGGCGAGCACTTCATGAAGGATATCAACCGCGAGATCGTCGCCAGGGAGATCTATATTACCCCCGGGTATTTAAGCCTGCTGTTCAAGCAGCAGCTTAAGATCAGCTTCATCGATTATCTGCACAAGGTCCGCATCGAGCATGCCTGCCAGCTATTCAAAGATCCCGGAATGCGGATCGAGGATATCGCTCTGCAGTCCGGGTATAACGATACGAAATATTTCTATCAGGTGTTCAAAAAGTATAAAGGTCTCACGCCCAATCAGTTCCGCAGCAATACGGAGTAA
- a CDS encoding helix-turn-helix transcriptional regulator has translation MDIHTYEPLVPNIVLFVDRRSFAEWEIVSSPIDFHDLTFIVEGKAVYYINGERFPVEAGDILYVPSGSIREAHTFAEAPMHSYAFNFFWEGADNPVHLPFAAVTKGWMTKEILEDIREFSHIWMSSQPLYRMKARAIFQLIIYRLLNIAYHQEAPLLDPRIHKVMAYIMDHYAEEVTIRDLAEGIGLSPVYLGKLFKQNTGYTCKEFLNKVRVNNAEMILSAGGFNVSEVAEHCGYHDVAYFSNVFKSLKGYPPSSALKG, from the coding sequence ATGGACATTCATACATACGAACCGCTTGTGCCGAACATTGTGCTGTTCGTGGACCGCAGGTCTTTTGCAGAGTGGGAGATTGTCAGCAGCCCTATCGATTTCCATGATCTGACGTTCATTGTGGAAGGCAAAGCGGTCTATTACATTAACGGGGAGCGGTTCCCGGTGGAAGCCGGTGATATTCTCTATGTCCCTTCCGGCAGTATCCGGGAAGCCCATACGTTCGCAGAGGCACCTATGCATTCCTATGCGTTCAACTTCTTCTGGGAAGGAGCGGACAATCCGGTGCATCTGCCGTTCGCGGCCGTAACCAAGGGCTGGATGACCAAAGAAATCCTGGAGGATATCAGGGAATTCTCGCATATCTGGATGAGCTCCCAGCCGCTCTACAGGATGAAGGCCCGGGCGATTTTTCAGCTGATTATCTATCGTCTGCTTAACATCGCCTATCATCAGGAGGCACCGCTGCTTGATCCGCGAATCCATAAGGTAATGGCTTATATCATGGATCACTATGCGGAGGAGGTTACGATCAGGGATCTGGCGGAAGGCATCGGACTGAGTCCGGTCTATCTCGGCAAGCTGTTCAAGCAGAATACCGGGTACACCTGCAAGGAATTCCTGAACAAGGTCCGGGTGAATAACGCCGAAATGATTCTGTCTGCGGGAGGCTTCAATGTATCGGAGGTGGCTGAGCATTGCGGGTATCATGATGTGGCGTATTTCAGCAATGTGTTCAAGAGCCTGAAGGGATATCCGCCGTCATCGGCTCTGAAGGGATGA
- a CDS encoding ABC transporter substrate-binding protein, whose amino-acid sequence MVMNSKSTRNILLVTALAAVSVLSACGGGNDKNNNAGSSTNGGTTGSTDKEVTLRLFSNLPDRKSGQGLAEQMVIDNYIKANPNVKIDIETLAEEPFKNKLKAYMASNEALDVTMVHGGAELNTLVQAGYVKELDPKEYEGDTYKFLPGVYKSFTFNDKLYGLPRNSDYEVIYYNKKLFDDNGIKIPTTYAELLEAGKQFRAKGIEPMSMNGKDLWSFAAFFQDLVVRLTGDQNLMLDAVAKKKNFTGDENFTKAAELLAQARDTKLFQESFMTADYGASQNLFTQGRAAMWYMGSWEAGMATNDKLPEDFRNNVNVLKFPVVEGGKGKDTDLLAWNGGGYSLVSSSKHPEEAKKFFDYMMSADQWAKIVWDTGAAVPAQKYELSGKESELQKQLTEVLTGATSTAGSIALDSGTPKFKDDAQNAFGKFFAGGSTPEQLLADLQKAAETQ is encoded by the coding sequence ATGGTTATGAATTCAAAATCCACACGTAATATACTGCTGGTTACGGCCCTTGCGGCAGTCTCGGTGCTTAGCGCATGCGGAGGCGGTAATGACAAGAACAATAATGCAGGCAGCAGCACGAACGGCGGTACAACTGGCTCTACCGACAAGGAAGTGACGCTGCGTCTGTTCTCGAACCTTCCTGACCGTAAATCCGGCCAGGGGCTGGCAGAGCAAATGGTAATCGACAACTATATCAAAGCGAACCCCAATGTGAAGATCGATATCGAGACCCTCGCCGAGGAGCCGTTCAAAAACAAGCTGAAGGCGTACATGGCCTCCAACGAAGCATTGGATGTGACCATGGTTCACGGCGGAGCAGAGCTGAATACGCTGGTACAAGCCGGCTATGTGAAAGAGCTGGACCCTAAGGAATACGAAGGCGATACTTATAAATTCCTGCCGGGCGTGTACAAATCTTTTACCTTCAATGATAAGCTGTATGGCTTGCCCCGCAACAGTGACTATGAAGTGATCTATTATAACAAAAAGCTGTTCGATGACAACGGCATCAAGATTCCTACCACCTATGCCGAGTTGCTGGAAGCGGGCAAGCAGTTCCGCGCCAAAGGCATTGAGCCGATGTCGATGAACGGTAAGGATCTGTGGAGCTTCGCGGCCTTCTTCCAGGACCTTGTCGTACGCCTCACCGGTGATCAGAACCTGATGCTGGATGCGGTAGCGAAGAAGAAGAATTTCACTGGCGACGAGAATTTCACCAAAGCTGCTGAGCTGCTGGCCCAGGCCAGAGACACCAAACTGTTCCAGGAATCGTTCATGACAGCGGACTACGGCGCTTCCCAGAACCTGTTCACGCAAGGACGGGCTGCTATGTGGTACATGGGCTCTTGGGAAGCAGGGATGGCAACGAATGACAAGCTGCCGGAAGACTTCCGCAACAATGTGAATGTACTGAAATTCCCGGTTGTCGAAGGCGGCAAAGGCAAGGACACCGATCTTCTGGCCTGGAACGGCGGCGGATATTCACTGGTGAGCAGCTCGAAGCATCCTGAAGAAGCCAAGAAGTTCTTCGACTATATGATGTCCGCCGATCAATGGGCCAAGATTGTATGGGATACCGGAGCGGCTGTACCGGCACAGAAATATGAGCTTAGCGGCAAAGAGAGCGAACTGCAGAAGCAATTGACTGAGGTTCTGACAGGGGCTACAAGCACAGCGGGTTCTATCGCCCTTGACTCCGGTACACCTAAGTTCAAGGATGATGCACAGAATGCCTTCGGCAAGTTCTTCGCCGGCGGATCAACACCTGAGCAGCTGCTGGCCGATCTTCAAAAGGCTGCGGAAACACAATAA
- a CDS encoding sensor histidine kinase, which yields MLRYYLNMNLRYKITILIFLLITGVACTLGAYSYKISKQQIINKVSNSNQSVLKQIDSNLARMQKTLADWVTVFSLAPVVQDTLRSNTPDSAKIENQLYNGPTASIMNQMLVTGSFDYLALYGSLSEPLFQVATDDSSGAYSLSKITSNDTYKQTVALNGASYWFPLTEGNNVFIQSNRNDKLGMTRIIRDIVNGNRIGFVFVGINLETIRRTYLTNLYDKDHGILILSERGAQLLSAGKETYSPEAVGFVMKQAKAGIRSGNTIVSLEGKDTLLNYNINQDGWITLYSVPLRSLTGELNSIKSAVLIMVLASLVLSIPLLMFFSSFLTAPIKTLLLSMRRFQNGQFEEKVEIKYWDEIGQLSRGYNNMVGNIKALVDDAYLLKLKEQEAELKALQSQINPHFLYNMLDTIFWEAEAAGQDKISEMVINLSRLFRLSLNQGKSFTSVAKEKELIELYLSLQKMRFQESLEYIIDIPEELYAYVILKLSLQPFIENALIHGIERKRGGGRISISGQRTGDQLTFVIEDNGGGMSSETLQKILAMPDETDVYTARDVGGYAVQNVQARLKHFYKGDYALNYTSVPGEGTRVEIVVPVIVNDMQE from the coding sequence GTGCTGCGCTACTACTTGAATATGAACCTGCGATACAAGATAACCATACTGATCTTCCTGCTGATTACCGGGGTGGCCTGCACGCTGGGCGCTTATTCCTATAAGATCTCCAAGCAGCAGATTATCAATAAGGTGAGCAACTCCAACCAGAGTGTGCTCAAGCAGATTGACAGTAATCTCGCCCGTATGCAAAAGACATTAGCCGACTGGGTCACGGTATTCAGCCTGGCTCCAGTCGTTCAGGACACTCTGCGGAGCAATACCCCGGATTCGGCGAAGATCGAAAACCAGCTCTATAACGGACCCACCGCGTCGATCATGAACCAGATGCTGGTGACCGGAAGCTTCGACTATCTGGCTCTGTACGGCAGCTTGTCCGAGCCGCTGTTTCAGGTTGCTACCGATGACAGCAGCGGTGCGTATAGTTTGAGCAAAATTACCTCAAATGATACTTATAAACAGACCGTTGCCTTGAATGGTGCCTCCTACTGGTTCCCGCTGACGGAAGGGAACAATGTATTCATTCAGAGCAACCGTAATGACAAGCTCGGCATGACCCGGATTATCCGTGATATTGTGAACGGGAACCGGATCGGCTTTGTGTTCGTCGGCATTAATCTGGAGACGATCCGCAGAACCTATCTGACGAATCTGTATGACAAGGATCACGGCATCCTCATTCTAAGTGAACGGGGTGCCCAGCTTCTGTCGGCAGGCAAAGAGACCTATAGCCCCGAAGCGGTAGGGTTCGTGATGAAGCAGGCGAAGGCCGGCATCCGCTCCGGCAACACCATCGTCAGCCTGGAGGGTAAGGATACGCTGCTGAATTACAACATCAACCAGGATGGCTGGATCACCCTGTACAGTGTTCCGCTCCGCTCGCTGACTGGGGAGCTTAATTCCATCAAATCGGCAGTGCTCATCATGGTATTAGCCAGCCTGGTGCTTAGTATCCCTCTGCTCATGTTCTTCTCCTCCTTCCTGACAGCGCCGATCAAGACGCTGCTGCTGTCCATGCGCCGCTTCCAGAACGGGCAGTTCGAGGAGAAGGTGGAGATCAAATATTGGGATGAGATCGGCCAGCTGAGCCGGGGCTACAATAATATGGTCGGTAACATCAAGGCACTTGTGGACGATGCCTATCTGCTGAAGCTGAAGGAGCAGGAAGCGGAGCTGAAGGCGCTGCAATCCCAGATTAACCCCCATTTTCTCTACAACATGCTCGACACGATCTTCTGGGAAGCGGAGGCGGCAGGGCAGGACAAGATCAGCGAGATGGTCATCAACCTCTCCCGTCTGTTCCGGTTAAGTCTGAACCAAGGCAAGAGCTTCACCAGCGTAGCCAAGGAAAAAGAGCTGATTGAGCTGTATCTGTCGCTCCAGAAGATGCGGTTCCAGGAATCTCTCGAGTATATAATCGACATTCCTGAGGAACTGTACGCCTATGTCATCCTGAAGCTCAGCCTGCAGCCGTTCATTGAGAACGCGCTGATCCACGGCATTGAACGCAAGCGCGGCGGCGGACGAATAAGCATCAGCGGACAGCGGACCGGAGATCAGCTGACGTTCGTGATTGAGGATAACGGGGGCGGGATGAGCAGCGAGACGCTGCAAAAGATTCTTGCCATGCCTGACGAGACAGATGTGTACACTGCCCGGGATGTCGGCGGCTATGCAGTGCAGAACGTACAGGCACGGCTGAAGCATTTTTATAAAGGTGACTATGCCTTGAATTATACCAGTGTTCCCGGAGAGGGCACGCGCGTGGAGATCGTAGTTCCGGTGATTGTAAATGACATGCAAGAATAG
- a CDS encoding FusB/FusC family EF-G-binding protein, which yields MKPTFIRNHQYNYIKKQADFVLKTLRSVADRRVLETVRYSAELNVTGAFASLTADQQQMLRAISTFEKAEDFQQYTSGLEPYLEPFPPITLKQIQKLFPKNKKMKLPDLQSFDFRYVTYLAWVDIATNKLFIVYPHEGQFIGVEGRMLPLHKKGYCLFCNRQQELGFLTVKTKPELAAADNFASVGQYVCMDSQDCNQSITDISALERFVLSVRK from the coding sequence GTGAAACCAACATTTATTAGAAACCATCAATATAATTACATTAAGAAACAAGCGGATTTTGTGCTGAAAACATTGCGGTCGGTAGCGGACCGCCGTGTCCTGGAGACCGTAAGATACAGCGCCGAGCTCAACGTGACGGGGGCCTTTGCTTCACTGACCGCCGATCAGCAGCAGATGCTGCGGGCGATCTCCACCTTCGAGAAGGCTGAGGACTTCCAGCAGTATACCAGCGGGCTGGAGCCTTATCTGGAGCCGTTTCCGCCGATTACGCTGAAGCAGATTCAGAAGCTCTTTCCCAAGAATAAAAAAATGAAGCTGCCTGACCTGCAGTCATTTGATTTCCGCTATGTCACGTATCTGGCCTGGGTGGACATCGCAACAAACAAGCTGTTCATCGTCTACCCGCATGAAGGGCAGTTCATTGGTGTGGAAGGCCGGATGCTGCCGTTGCACAAGAAGGGCTACTGCCTGTTCTGCAACCGGCAGCAGGAGCTTGGCTTCCTGACCGTCAAGACCAAGCCGGAGCTGGCGGCGGCAGATAATTTTGCTTCCGTGGGCCAGTACGTATGTATGGATAGTCAAGACTGTAATCAGAGCATTACGGATATAAGCGCGCTGGAACGGTTCGTCCTCTCGGTGCGCAAATAG
- a CDS encoding beta-galactosidase produces MDHLLYGVAYYDEYMPYDRLTQDIQMMKDAGINTVRIAESTWSTHEPQNGVFDFSSVQRVLDAMHEAGIHVIVGTPTYAVPAWMVKEHPEVLAVTVNGEGKYGARQIMDITSPAYLFYSERIIRKLMAVVHKHPAVIGYQIDNETKHYETAGTNVQLRFVKYMRETYGTLEAINHQFGLDYWSNRIDSWEDFPSMVGTINGSLGAEFARFQRGLVNEFLAWQVGIVNEYKQPGQFTTHNFDFEWRGYSFGVQPSVDHFAASQPFDIAGTDIYHPSQDQLTGAEIAFGGDMTRSLKQDNYFVLETQAQAFPEWTPYPGQLRQLAFSHLGSGASMVAYWHWHSIHNSFETYWKGLLSHDFLPNPVYKEAQTIGADFKRLSDQLIGLKKTSKVAVMVSNEALSAIEWFKLPGGLIYNDVVRWMYDELYKMNIACDFIQPGSPRLSEYELVVVPALYAVSDEALQQLNAYVRSGGHVVYSFKSGFTDEQVKVRHTAQPGIIHEACGIAYSHFATPNAVTGLTGKLFPEGSEAGVHTVRTWMEMIVPGSAEVLASYDHQQWGEYAAVTRNTFGEGTATYIGCMTGPAALAEILRDTLRMAGLWGADQRLSFPLIVKSGVNRQGRTIRYYYNYSAQPLSFQYPHEAGQELLSGNPVAQDEELTLDAWGVMIIK; encoded by the coding sequence ATGGATCACTTGTTATACGGCGTTGCTTATTATGATGAATATATGCCTTATGACCGTCTTACGCAGGACATCCAAATGATGAAGGATGCGGGTATTAATACTGTCCGGATTGCCGAGTCCACCTGGAGCACGCATGAGCCGCAGAACGGAGTATTCGACTTCTCTTCTGTACAGAGAGTGCTGGATGCGATGCATGAGGCCGGAATTCATGTCATTGTGGGAACACCTACCTATGCGGTCCCGGCCTGGATGGTCAAGGAGCACCCGGAGGTGCTGGCCGTGACTGTGAACGGGGAAGGCAAATATGGTGCCAGACAGATTATGGATATCACTAGTCCGGCGTATCTGTTCTACTCGGAGCGGATCATCCGCAAGCTGATGGCTGTGGTACATAAGCATCCGGCAGTCATCGGCTACCAGATCGATAATGAGACCAAGCATTATGAGACAGCCGGAACGAACGTCCAGCTTAGATTCGTCAAATACATGAGGGAGACCTACGGAACGCTCGAAGCCATCAACCACCAGTTCGGTCTGGATTACTGGAGTAACCGGATCGACAGCTGGGAGGACTTCCCGTCCATGGTGGGGACGATCAACGGCAGCTTGGGGGCGGAATTCGCCCGGTTCCAGCGTGGACTGGTGAATGAGTTCCTGGCGTGGCAGGTCGGAATCGTGAATGAGTATAAGCAGCCGGGGCAATTCACCACCCATAATTTCGATTTCGAGTGGCGGGGGTATTCATTCGGCGTTCAGCCTTCGGTGGATCATTTTGCGGCTTCGCAGCCCTTTGACATTGCAGGTACAGATATTTATCACCCGTCCCAGGATCAGCTTACAGGTGCAGAGATTGCCTTCGGAGGAGATATGACCCGCTCGCTGAAGCAGGATAACTACTTCGTGCTGGAGACCCAGGCGCAAGCGTTCCCGGAGTGGACGCCGTATCCGGGACAGCTGCGGCAGCTGGCATTCAGCCATCTGGGCTCAGGGGCTTCGATGGTCGCTTACTGGCATTGGCATTCTATTCATAACTCCTTCGAGACCTACTGGAAGGGGCTGCTCAGCCATGACTTCCTGCCGAATCCGGTATATAAGGAAGCCCAGACCATCGGCGCGGACTTCAAGCGGTTAAGCGATCAGCTGATCGGACTGAAGAAGACCAGCAAGGTGGCCGTTATGGTCAGTAATGAAGCACTGTCAGCGATCGAATGGTTCAAGCTGCCCGGCGGTTTGATCTATAATGATGTAGTCCGCTGGATGTATGATGAGCTCTATAAAATGAACATCGCCTGCGATTTCATCCAGCCGGGAAGTCCCCGTCTCAGCGAGTATGAGCTGGTTGTGGTTCCTGCGTTATACGCTGTCTCGGATGAGGCGCTTCAACAATTGAATGCGTATGTCCGCAGCGGCGGCCATGTAGTCTATTCCTTCAAGAGCGGGTTCACCGATGAACAGGTGAAGGTACGTCATACGGCGCAGCCTGGGATCATTCATGAGGCCTGCGGGATTGCTTACAGTCATTTTGCCACGCCGAATGCGGTTACGGGACTTACCGGCAAGCTGTTCCCTGAGGGATCGGAAGCAGGCGTTCATACCGTCCGCACTTGGATGGAGATGATCGTTCCCGGTTCAGCGGAGGTGCTGGCCAGCTACGATCATCAACAGTGGGGCGAATATGCTGCCGTCACCCGTAATACCTTCGGCGAAGGGACAGCCACCTACATCGGTTGTATGACCGGACCTGCCGCACTTGCAGAGATCCTGCGCGATACGCTCCGGATGGCCGGGTTATGGGGAGCGGACCAGCGGCTGTCGTTCCCGCTCATCGTGAAGTCCGGCGTGAACCGCCAGGGCCGCACTATCCGTTACTACTATAACTACTCAGCCCAGCCGCTCAGCTTCCAATATCCGCATGAGGCTGGTCAGGAGCTGTTATCCGGGAATCCGGTAGCGCAGGATGAAGAACTTACACTTGATGCTTGGGGCGTTATGATTATTAAATAA